One window from the genome of Paraconexibacter algicola encodes:
- the arsJ gene encoding organoarsenical effux MFS transporter ArsJ: protein MSRDLRNYVLVTGAYWADTIADGASRMLVLFFFYERGFSPLEVASLFLFYEVFGIVTNLVGGWVAARFGLRSTLLAGLGTQLLALGMLALAPDAWLVVAYVMVAQALSGIAKDLTKMSSKSAVKLVVPDEGSLYRWVAVLTGSKNALKGFGFFLGGALLELVGFRAALGILGAIVATALVAVVVLMDGELGRPDAKAKFRQMLSQNRAVNRLAAARVFLFASRDVWFVVALPVFLRTELDWSFWEVGTFLAVWVIGYGTVQASAPRWVGAPDGRSAAILAFVLAAFPAGIAAALASAVDPAVVLVAGLIVFGVVFALNSAVHSYLILAYADGDRVAMNVGFYYMANAFGRLSGTVLSGVVYQWQGLEACLWLSAGFVLAAGALSLSLPRSARTRGGVQPAV from the coding sequence ATGAGCCGCGACCTGCGCAACTACGTCCTCGTCACCGGGGCCTACTGGGCGGACACGATCGCCGACGGCGCGAGCCGCATGCTCGTGCTGTTCTTCTTCTACGAGCGGGGCTTCTCGCCGCTGGAGGTCGCCTCGCTGTTCCTCTTCTACGAGGTCTTCGGGATCGTCACGAACCTCGTCGGCGGCTGGGTCGCGGCCCGGTTCGGGCTGCGCAGCACGCTGCTGGCCGGCCTCGGGACGCAGCTGCTGGCGCTCGGGATGCTCGCGCTGGCACCCGACGCCTGGCTCGTCGTCGCCTACGTGATGGTCGCGCAGGCGCTGAGCGGGATCGCGAAGGACCTGACGAAGATGAGCTCGAAGAGCGCGGTCAAGCTCGTCGTGCCCGACGAGGGGTCGCTCTACCGCTGGGTGGCGGTCCTCACCGGCTCCAAGAACGCGCTGAAGGGCTTCGGCTTCTTCCTCGGCGGCGCGCTGCTGGAGCTCGTCGGCTTCCGCGCCGCCCTCGGCATCCTCGGCGCGATCGTGGCGACGGCGCTGGTCGCCGTGGTCGTCCTGATGGACGGGGAGCTCGGCCGCCCGGACGCGAAGGCGAAGTTCCGGCAGATGCTGTCGCAGAACCGGGCCGTCAACCGGCTCGCCGCCGCCCGCGTCTTCCTCTTCGCCAGCCGCGACGTCTGGTTCGTCGTGGCGCTCCCGGTCTTCCTGCGCACGGAGCTCGACTGGAGCTTCTGGGAGGTCGGCACCTTCCTGGCCGTCTGGGTCATCGGCTACGGCACCGTGCAGGCGTCGGCGCCCCGCTGGGTGGGCGCGCCGGACGGTCGCAGCGCCGCGATCCTCGCGTTCGTCCTCGCGGCGTTCCCGGCGGGCATCGCCGCGGCGCTGGCCTCGGCGGTCGACCCGGCGGTCGTGCTGGTGGCCGGGCTGATCGTGTTCGGCGTCGTCTTCGCGCTGAACTCCGCGGTCCACTCGTACCTGATCCTCGCCTACGCCGACGGCGACCGGGTGGCGATGAACGTCGGCTTCTACTACATGGCCAACGCGTTCGGGCGGCTCTCCGGCACCGTGCTCTCCGGCGTCGTGTACCAGTGGCAGGGTCTCGAGGCGTGCCTGTGGCTGTCGGCCGGGTTCGTCCTCGCG